The nucleotide window ttgcctctcacatgccccttactggggacctgacccacaacccagtcatgtgccctgactgggaatcaaaccagtaactttgttttgcaggctggcactcaaccctctgagccacacaagccagggctgttttcctcTTATATTGATACTACTAGCCTTCTCCTAAACTAGACTTTTAAGAGTTTCCAGTGATTCTCTTCCATCTCCTTCTTTCTCACCAATATCCAAATAGTAAGGAAGTCCTATTGAATCTACCATGTGCAGTGGTTCTTCCTCTCTGTTCCCATTGCCCCTACCCTAGTTGAAATCATCATTACTTCTCCTCTGGACCATTTTGGCACTCTCCCTGCCTCTAGTCTTTCAATAGCTCATCTTTCCTGCACACCACAgctgtagaattttttttaaagattcctgtTTAAATGTCTCCTCATTTCCCACAGCCTGTTATCTTTAGCCTGCCATTCAAAACCCTTCATGACCCAGCCCTTTCATCTAAACTAGACTAGaaatattctcctttttatttttgcatatgccGTTGATTCCAGTCTGCATGTCCTCCCCTAGCTCCCATCTTCACCGAGTAAAACCCTGTCCATCTGCTAAGACCCCCTCAAATACAACTCAGTAAGAATCCCATTTGTTATTTAAGTACCAGTAATGAAGTACTTGGTGCTTATGTATTAAGTAATTTAAGCACCCTGCATTCATTATCTGACCCTGTGTTGTATATGGATTTTGTGTATTTGTCTCATCTCTATGAGAATGCAAATTCCCTGATAGTCTGAGGAAGTGAGGGGTCGCTGTCTTCCACCGGCACCCCCAAAATGGTCTCCAGGCACTGGGTTGCAACCTCCAAGCTCTCCTGGGTATCAGATGAGAGCCACCCATGCTGCAGCTGATCAGGCAGGAAGCAGCTGATGGCACAGGCCAGGCACTCCTCTTATCCATCTTGAGACGGGAAGAGGTGATGTCCTGGGGTTTTTCAGGATCTGCAAAGACTCTCAGGTGGCCAAACCCCGACCCCGCAAGGTAGGCTGctttaaattttcattcattctttcgtTCGTTCGTTcacttttgagagagagaaacgtcgatttgttgtaccatttttaaaagattttatttatttattttttagagagggaagtgagggagggagggagagagagagaaacatcaatgtgtggttgctgggggtcatggcctgcaacccaggcatgtgccctggctgggaatagaacctgcgatgctttggttcgtagcccgcactcaatccacagagctacaccagccagggcttgttgtaccatttttaaaaaaaaagactttatttatttatttttagacagagaggaagggagggaggaagagagggagagaaacatcagtgcgtggttgcctgtcacgcatcccccagtggggacccagcttgacccaggcatgtgtcctgacctggaatccaaCTGGCTACCCTTTTGGTtgacaggccagcactcaatccactgagccacaccagccagggctgttgttccacttttttgtgcatccattggttgattcttgtatatgcccagatcaatgctctaaccaagtaaGCTACCGGCCAGGACAACAAGGTAGACTTTGAAGAAGGTAAAGATATTGGGTTGTCTTAGGGGTGTTAGTATGTCAGTTCAGGTTCATGTGAGAGTTGGGTGCTTCAGCATTGGACAACTTGTATCAGTACATAGGGACTCCTAGGGACTTGGAAATACTGCTAGTAACTCTAAAACTGCTTCAGAATGTTCTCTAATGTGAACCCTCACATGAAACCTAAAATATTCCCCTAGGCTTTCAACAGGTGCAAAAGCAAAGGGAGGAGAGATAATCTGCAGTCTCCAAACATCACTGAAAGTATCTGCTTACACTTTTAGTACACACGAATTTTCAAGGAGTAATTTGACATCATTGTTTCATTGGAATCTACCAAGCAATTTCCAGAGTACCAGCCAGCCTCTTGGGAAAGTGCTATTAGCTTTGCCAGGATAAATTATTGAGATTGTTAACTCTTACATGAACATGGAtaggtgatgaaaagcaatgagGAACAGAGGCACAGAATGTACTGTGTAAACTTTTCAAACCTTTTGTAATAGTATTTTATCCTCCACCCAAAAAAGTCAGATATAGCTGGGTGATGCTCTTGGTGGCCACGTTGTGTCTATCTTTAACTATTTATGTGAGTGTATTTTCAGACTGAAACAATTCATAAGGAGTTgaggcttttattttctttttagcgCTAAAACTCAAATTCACAGCTATTTTAGTAAGTAGCCCGTGTTCTTCCGCTACAAACCACTTGAAACTACATCTCCCAGCATGCTCTGAAGCTGGTCTGACCTCATCTCAAATGGCCCCGTAGGGCAACAAGGATGGTTAGTTTTGACAGTGCTTCCATGTGCCATAAAACATCAATCCTAATTGACAGTTATCAGGGATTTAATGTGTTCAGACCTCCCGTTTTTGGGCTGTGGTCACTAAATGAAGGGGTTGTGGACTGGGAAGACCTATGCATTCCTTCAATTGGTTGGGGATCGAGAATAGTGACTCTGGCGATCTCGAGAACAGGAGGGAATGTTGACCAGGGAGCACCGCTGCGGCCGGTTAGAGGAGCAGGAACCGGAGCCCGGGGTTAGTAGTAAAAAAGCCGCATCCGGACGTTGGCTTCGGAACGGCTGGAAGTCGAAGATGAAGGAGCCTGAGGAACCTGCGGACGGTGGGCATTCGCTGCCCCCGGTTTACATCTACAGTCCCGAGTATGTCAGTATGTGTGATTCCCTGGCCAAAATCCCCAAACGGGTAAGAGAGGTTGGCATGAAAGACCATGGGCTtttgcggtgggggtggggatggggtgggtggacAAGAGAGCGTTAGGAAGCGAAGAAGATACTGGATTGGGGGAAATCTTCAGCGGTAATTTGGGCAGGTGTACGGGGTGATGGAGGAAGTGTTCCCTTAACAGTTTTTCAGAGCTCCTCGTTTATCAGCGGGGCGCCAAACGGACGCAGGTGGGGGCGGACTTGGAGAGGAGGGTAGGGCACTAACGGAAGGCGTCTCTAATGCATGGGATCACTGAAGTCGAGAAGCCGCGGGAGAAAAGTGGTCCCTATCCTCCCTCAGGCCGGGCAGCTTTCACTCTAAAGATTTAGATACTTTATCTGTATTGTCTAAAGTGCCTTGTTACTGTTAAACTTCGTTGTACTGTTAAGAACAACGAAGGGAGTGGGGCTAAAAGTTCGTTCCTTTGTTTAGGATGATGAAGTCAATGCAATTTCTCTGAATTAAACATTAAGAGaccattttctgctttttttccccccgcTGATGTTTTTAGGCCAGTATGGTACATTCTTTAATTGAAGCATATGCGCTGCATAAGCAAATGAGGTAAGTTATCTTTCAGGAACAAAGCCCCAAACCCAGGTGTTCCTAGCCTTAATATCCTGCTTCACCGTGGGACTAATTAGGGAGTGGTCCTTCTTGGAAAGCTTTTTGTAGTTCACAAGGTTTGTAATTTGCCTGTAACCTAATGAAAGCTCTTGAAGAATTAAGAAAACCTGAAGAGAGTACACGAAGCACTTAAGAGCCCTTTGAAATTAGGACTTTACTGCTGACAGGGAAAGTATCCTAGGGATACGTGCTTTGTGGAGATTTTGAGATCAGTACATTtgggtacaaaaaaaaaaggtgttcagCTAGGAGGTGTTCTGGTTTGAGTTTTTCCCCCATCGTAAGCCAGATCTGATGATGTGGGTTCAACTTAAGACTTTTAGAcaccccatcaccaccaccaaactTTAATGAGGGAGCCTAGAAacaagtcagaaacaaagaaaactccTGTGGCCAGGCACAGAGCtaagtacttcttttttaaaaaaatgaacttgcTGTTTGCCATTTTAAGACTCAACTGTAACCCTGACACTTGTGGGTTTATTTATGACATTTTCCGGCCAAATATGTGTCTGTTTACAACTGCTACTGTGGtatgcttcatttttctcccacAGGTACCATAATAggctttccaattttatctttattattaataatcatGTATTGAGTACCTTCTTTAGGGATGTTTCTCAGCCATGTTTTAGCTCATTTATTTGATAAACATAAAAACTACATGCCTTCCATTAcattcatttaacatttcaaaaagtgACTTTaagacaaacaagaaagcaaaacaaagcaaaactagccctggccacatagctcagttggttagagccaaGGTTGTGCTTTGATCCCCGTTcaggggcacatacaagaatcaaccaatgaatgtgtaaataggtggaacaacaaattgatgtttctcgctctctctcaaaatatcaataaaatttgtttaaaaacttgTCAAATTTCCTTGCTTGTTCAGTAGGGAGGctttcagtaagtatttgttaaataagaaaGAGGGTTACAAGAACAGGGACCTATTAGGACTGGGAAATATGTTTCAAGAagcaaaaaactttttttaatgggCAGATTTGTCACCTTTGATGATGTAAGCATGTTTTCTTGAAGGAGCAAGAATCAAGTCCTCTGATCTTGgctatacatatttaaattttgaggCTGAGCCTCTCAAGCTGGCCTCTTTGTTGCTGGTAGTATCCTGAAAAGTCATGCTAATTGAGGAGAAACTCTTGGCCCTGTTTCCAATTAGCAAACAAAATAACACTACTGCCTCCGGGGCAGGGGTAGGGTGAGGCACTTAGGTCATTGCTTTTCTAACTCAAATATGCATATGAATTACCTtgtttaaaacacattttgattCAATAGCTCTGAAGTTTTCCCTTTCTAACAGGCTCTCAGGTGATGCCGCTGTCAGCCCGCAGACCACCTTTTGATTGGCTAGAGCAGTGGGGGAGTTAGGAAGAGGAAGTGGGGAATGAATAGGCAGGTAGAAGTTAGAGGTGGTAATCTCTGTTCTTATCTTAGTACCCTATATTCTCAAGTCACTCCTGTTTGTCACTTCTTGTGAAAAGCCCAGCTCCAACTCTTTGCCCTTCCTCTCAGAGGCAGATGTGAGGGACCAAACAGAAACTTTGATGTTTTGGGTTGCCTTTTTTatcctttaaagattttatgtattttttttagagacgggggaagggaggaagaaagaaagaaaggggaacatcgatgtgtgagagaaactgcgattggctgcctcttatgcacccctaactggggacctggcccacaactcatgcacgtgccctgactgagcatGGAACCacagaccttttggtttgcaggccagcgctcaatccactgaaccacaccagccagggctgtcctttAATATTAACAATGATAATTATCCACAAAGCATTTTTATatgttctcatttaatcttcacataaGTTCCATAAGatgtccccactttacagatgaggagactaaaTAACAGGAGAGTCTTCTTACCTGAGGTTATAGAGCTGGTAAGTACAGAGTTAGGACAGGAATATAGTTCTCTGACTCCAAACTCAAAGTTCACAACAATGCAGCTGCCTGTGGAAGTACAAATATAGTTGAAAGGATTATATGGCGCAATTAGGAAGTGATTCATATCAAAATATCTCAGCCTACTGGTTTGTCATGAAAGTTGTAACTCACAGAGTAATACTGTTTGTCCAATACCTGCTTATTTAACTTAAACATACTGTCTTTTACTACCTATAAACTCAAGGGGAAAATCTATCCCCTCACCCCCATTAATGGAACTGTTACATAGATGTGAAGAACTGAAGAATATATAGTGCAATGGAAGAACAGAACATGTTTATTACTTCAGCCACTGGAACCAGAAGCTAGGAGTTGTATTTTCTGCTGGAATTACCGGTTCCTGTGTCTAGCTTCTGACATACTCTGGGTCTGAGTCACGcatttctctttgttctctgttattaGAATAGTTAAGCCCAAAGTGGCCTCCATGGAGGAGATGGCCACCTTCCACACGGATGCCTATCTGCAACATCTCCAGGTGGTCAGCCAAGAAGGAGATGATGATCATCCAGACTCCATAGAATATGGGCTAGGTAAAGTCATTACTGACCAATGGTGGGGGGATACACACCTCCGTCTATAGGTCATAACCACTTTATCTTTTATAACTTGCATAGTTGtctttaatactttttaattaaGAACTACTggattttttggaccataagacacacttaGGTTCTACAGGatgaaaattgggaaaaaaaatttgaagcaaaacatgcggtaaaatatttaataacataaataacataatatttcaccagtgcaaatgtaaacagaagtcagcagcaacattaacaaccgttattccttccaaattggggggtggaaaaaaaaagtgtgtcttatagccCAGAAATGCGGTAATGTGTTAACTACAATCTTAATCTCTCAGTTTAGCCACATACATCTCACTTAATAAGTACTTAAATCATACGAATTGAACAGAAATGAATGATGGATTAGATGGAGGAAAATCTTTCAGTTGCTTGGGACCAATAGCAATGCCCGGATCGGGCCTGGCTATATGTTTGCTGGTTTAACTGTCCTGTTACCTTATAGTTTAACTTGAGTAGAGATGTACACATATGTTCTGGATAGGTTTTCTACTTTATCTTTCATTAAAcagctgcatttaaaaaattggaagtgGCCAACAGGATAATTAGAGAAACATCATGATTTAGAAGAACTGGACTGGGAATGGGGCAAGAAACCTGTGTcccaggcctggctctgtgcCACCACAGATAAGACATACCAGCTCTCAgacctcagtttttccatttgtAGGATGTGAGTAGTTAATCTGGAAGGTTTAGTTTTTCTAGCTCAATACTTTAAAGAATGTTTTCCCCGACACTGGAGATGTTTATCTCTTGTTTGGAGCTGATTTTAGCATAGGGGCTTTTTGGCAGGAtatgttgtcatatttttaaccTATTCCTCCTAATAGGGTTCTGGACCCAATTACCCCCATACCACCAAGCACTGCTcatgacaccagctgggtgtcctataatgcaactcaattctgacactatctacctggagatggCATCAGATTCCATAGATGAAGGGCTCAGTCCCTCAAGACTGCTGTGTACTTCAGATGCCAGTGACAGGCCCAGGTTGTTACCTTGTGCTTCTGAGCCCCTCCTTGATTTGATTAActtgctagaatggctcacagaactcagggaaccCATTTACTCTCTAGATTACCCATTAATTATGCAGCTGACCCTTAAACAACACAGGTTTaaactgcacaggtccacttcTATgtggatgtttttttctcttccttatgattttcttaataagcttttctctagcttattttattgtaagaagactatatatatattatatatatatatattatatatatatatatatatacacacaaagtgTGCATTAATTGACTATGTTATTGACAaagcttctggtcaacagtagtcTATTGGTAGTTTAGTTTGGGGGGAGTCAGAAGTTAATATATGAAGATTCGACTGCACAGGATGGTTGGCCCCCCAAAACCCCTGTGTTGTTCAAGCGTCAACTGTAAAAGGAACAGCCAGGTGGAATAGATGCACAGAGAAAGGTATGGGGAAAGGATGCACACTTTCGTGATCTCTCCAAGCTCATCACTCTCCCCAGACctccatgtgttcaccaacctggaagctttCTGAACCCTGTCCTATAGAGTTTTTATGGAGACTTTATTACATAGGCATggttgattaaatcattgaccaGTTGGTGACTGAACTAAATCTCCAGCTCCTCTTCTCTCACTAAAGGTGAGACTAAAAGTTCCAACTCTCTAAAAACACTGTTCCACTGGTCCTTTTAGGTGTGGTCCTCCTGTCATCTCCTTAACTTAACAAAGACACCTTTATGCTCTCTTCGCCtaggaaattccaagagttttagGAGCTCTATGCCAGAAATGGGTGCAAAGACCAAATAGGTACTTATTTAAATCACAATATCACGCTTCCTATCTCTCCAACCCATCTTTTAACAAGTTCTTTTGATGTTTGCCCAAAGGTTATGACTGCCCAGCCACCGAAGGGATATTTGACTATGCagcagctgtgggaggggctACAATCACAGCTGCCCAATGCCTGATTGATGGAATGTGCAAAGTAGCAATTAACTGGTCCGGAGGGTGGCACCAtgcaaaaaagtaagaaaatgaccTTTCTGCTTTTGGTCTTTTTCCTTGAATCAGTTCCTCAGTTATGTAAACTCTTATGCTTACTGTATTGGCGTGTATTGAGAGACTTGTGTAAATATTAGCACTTTACTAGGCATTCTGAAAAGATGCAAATGAAACAGAAGATGACATAGTATAGTGGAAAGCTAACTATTGAAAGTCAGGACCCTGGGCTTTTTCTGCAACCTTTGATTACTGACTAGGGCAGATTAACCTCTTcaggtctcagtttcttcatcaggaAAATGGGCAGGGCAAAGGATATAATCTCAAAATTCCTTTCCATGGTTCTGGAAATCCCTGTCTTCCAGGGATTTATATtccagaaatattaaagaaagtagAATAATCAGGGAGCAACATCAGTTTGTTACCAACTGAATATACATATAAGCTGAAGAGATTTAGTAACAGGGAGAAATTAATCATGGGAGTCTTGGAAAAGGTGCATCTTAGAACTAGGCCCTGCAATGAGTGATAACCAGATTTTCAAATAGATGAACAATTAATGACAATCGATTTAGAACAAAAGGCGGAAGGATCAAAAAGGAGGCTTATGCTGCGAGAGTTAGGTGTCTCTTTAAGCACAAACAGTTTGTGCAACAGCCATTCTTAGGTGCTTCTTGGTGTTAAAGGAAAAGCAAgtgtttttcatgttaatatatcAGACAGCTCTactctgtatctgataaggaCCGCTGGGCCTTATTCAGCACTTGGCATCTTGCTTGATATGTCTGTAGTACTTAATACATGTTGGAGAAGAGTTTTTAAGACTCTGAATTAGTGTCCTACTGTATCATTCACACACCAGTTGTTCATATTCTATGGCTCATGGCCTTGCTACTCTCCAGTGTCCTTCAGTCTGGAGAAAACAGCACTTTGTTTTTCTCAGAATAAAATGTTGCGCACAATTTCACCATATGCGGGTTAAGGTAATAACATGGAATTCTTTTCTTCAAATCGACAGATTTCATAACCAAGGAAGACCTTGAGAAAGTTTACTACTAAAACCTACTGAGGTGATGAAGGAAAGAGAACCAGTGTTTAGCAATAAGTCTTCCATGtccttaaaaacaaagagaaacaaccTGCCTTTTGTTAGCTTCCGctctattaaaaaattatttcagcaattccaaagagaggaaaaaaaaaaaagacctctccTTTAAGCTACATTTACAGGGGAAAAGACCAATGTTCCCTGAAACAAAGACTTCTCTGCCTCTTGTGCTTAGTGCACTGAGAATAATAGTGTGGTTTCATGGACAATGCCTGGTCCTGGGAGTCAGATCTAGTTTGAATATGGCACTTGGAAGAgcttatgtatttacttatttttaacatattttaatgctTCTAATTTACGAGAATAACTTAATGCTACATCAGAAATTGATTCATGAATACTGAAGCtggaaaacataagcaaaaaagATCACCATTTTACTAGGACTACACAATATAGCACAGTAGTAGGCACCATGATTCTAGAACaaaaacaagaatgcaaaagTGGTATAATGAGGGGCTTCTGTATGTAAGCCTACTACGGCCTGGGTCAGTTTCCAGGGGAATACTCAGCTACCTGATACATCTTATCACTGTTTTGCTGCCAAAAGAAGTGCACTCTATATCTTAAGCCAATCATGGCTGCTTTTGGGCTGTGTATAGGTGTGGGCACACCCACACACCATTGTTGTAACTATTCTAGACAGCTTTCAGCTGACCGTACTACAAAAGAGACGTACCTGTGGTAAAAATAAGACTTACAGGGAGTTTCTTGGGATTGCCCCAATTCAGAGTGTTTTTTATATGTCTAGAACCTCTCTGCAGATGGACTACAGGTGTTTAGCCCACAAACTGACATCTAACTAGCATTTATCTATTCTAACCACAGTATTTCCCCATCCTGTGATACATGTATAGATTCATATGTGCCTTTTATTCATTTAGCATGTGTTAATTAAGAACATACTATATGTCATGTATATGTTTATCATCACTAGTAAGCAGAGGTATATAAATTGAAATGTGGTATATttcaatttatataataataaatttcacCTAATAATTTTGggagaaaaatcttcaaaatatccTAGCAGGATTATAGTGAAATTGACACATTCTTTTTGAAAACTCTAGAAATAAGAGTTAAAAGTGGGTAAAATGTTCCTACCTCTTGACCCAGTAATGTTATTCTTAGCAATCCGttctaatgaaataaaacaattctgCCCTCAACAAATTCATATCACAGAGGCAAGACAGCAAATAATCAGATTTCAAAGCTAAAGAAGaatgattttcaaagaaaattttgcAAAAGATTAATGAGGGACTAATGcttttatatattaaacatataaaactagaaaaatgaaaacactggtACCATGGGTATAAAGTGTGACAGGTGATATTATAGTAAATCCCTCAAAGAGACAGTTATATATGAGAATTCAATCTATTATAAAGCATGTGTTGCAAGTGAATGGGAGTGGAAAGGATTGTTCAGTAAATGATGTTGTGACAGCCTGTAGCATTTATACTCTCATCTCCTGTAATAAACTAAAATAAGTGGCAGCTGGATTgaagagttaaatataaaaaagcaagttttaaaaaactagGAGGAATGAATATTTATCAAGCCTCTGAAGGGGAATAGTTTTCTAAGCTTTAGGAAATAATGCCAAAAAAAAACTGCATAAAGAATAAGATCAACTATTTGacttatataaaatttttgaaaccagccctggctgatgcagCTTAGTGGTTGAGTTccagcatgcaaaccaaagggtcacaggttctattcccagtcagggcacatgcctgggctatgggccaggtccctagtggggggaacatgagaggcaaccacacatcgatatgtctctccctctctttctccctcccttcccctctctctaaaaataaataaataaaatcttaattttttttaaaccaaaacaacttaaaattgttgtgaccattttaaaaataaaatctaaacacaTGTGGAAAAGGCATATTTGACACAAATATGGTGAAGTGTGATAAGTTTGTATTTTCTAAGGTATTCATATAGTATGACGTATAGGAAGAAATATGGGCAAAGAATATGAATAGACAATTTACAGAGGAG belongs to Phyllostomus discolor isolate MPI-MPIP mPhyDis1 chromosome X, mPhyDis1.pri.v3, whole genome shotgun sequence and includes:
- the HDAC8 gene encoding histone deacetylase 8 isoform X2; this translates as MLTREHRCGRLEEQEPEPGVSSKKAASGRWLRNGWKSKMKEPEEPADGGHSLPPVYIYSPEYVSMCDSLAKIPKRASMVHSLIEAYALHKQMRIVKPKVASMEEMATFHTDAYLQHLQVVSQEGDDDHPDSIEYGLGYDCPATEGIFDYAAAVGGATITAAQCLIDGMCKVAINWSGGWHHAKKFHNQGRP